The proteins below are encoded in one region of Methanobacterium aggregans:
- a CDS encoding tetratricopeptide repeat protein, whose amino-acid sequence MPILLFGSRHVELITGKKTTTIRKLWKKPLNPGDRLHCYWNLVSKERRKLFEAKVTDVEVVEFKDLITNNSLAREEGFESAAELEADFRRTYPDDTANGSLFQVIRFKKLPVDEWEGKKIDEKAMITKRADILFDVGKFKKSVVCYTAALRIDPDDVYLLNKKGDNLSRLGRFQEAIECYNKALEIDPSNEFILNNKAIALLNSNKPEEALKASDKALKIDGENVVVLYWRGFILEMLGDFPGALNCYNRIIRLNPEDPEVWNAKGNILSEMNRTEEAIECYDKALELCLDEEPDASTWNRKGNALLELGRFPEAVECYSEAAKLDPENDVILSNKGVALMELEKFQEAVECFKKAVLLNPTNDDAKILRDECLENL is encoded by the coding sequence ATACCGATTTTACTATTTGGAAGTCGTCACGTTGAACTTATAACTGGAAAGAAGACAACAACCATCAGGAAGCTCTGGAAAAAGCCTTTGAATCCCGGTGACAGACTGCACTGTTACTGGAACCTGGTTTCCAAGGAGAGAAGGAAGCTCTTTGAAGCAAAGGTCACTGATGTGGAAGTTGTGGAGTTCAAGGACCTGATAACCAATAATTCGCTTGCCCGTGAAGAGGGTTTTGAGAGTGCAGCTGAACTTGAAGCAGATTTCAGGAGAACTTACCCTGATGACACAGCGAACGGATCCCTCTTCCAGGTCATACGGTTTAAAAAACTCCCTGTAGATGAATGGGAGGGTAAAAAGATAGATGAAAAGGCCATGATAACCAAGAGGGCAGATATACTCTTTGACGTGGGTAAGTTCAAAAAGTCGGTTGTATGCTACACTGCAGCATTGAGGATAGACCCTGATGATGTTTACCTCCTGAACAAGAAGGGAGATAACCTTTCAAGACTTGGAAGGTTCCAGGAAGCAATTGAATGCTACAATAAGGCCCTGGAAATAGATCCCAGCAACGAGTTCATCTTAAACAACAAGGCCATAGCCCTTTTAAACTCCAACAAACCAGAAGAAGCATTGAAAGCCAGTGATAAAGCCCTGAAAATTGATGGGGAGAATGTTGTGGTTCTCTACTGGAGGGGTTTCATCCTGGAAATGCTTGGAGATTTCCCAGGAGCACTGAATTGTTACAACAGAATAATTAGGTTGAACCCAGAAGATCCTGAGGTCTGGAATGCCAAGGGCAACATACTGTCTGAAATGAACAGAACAGAGGAAGCAATTGAATGCTACGACAAGGCCCTGGAGCTCTGTCTTGATGAAGAGCCAGATGCTTCAACCTGGAACCGTAAGGGAAATGCCCTGCTGGAACTTGGACGTTTTCCCGAAGCTGTGGAATGCTACAGCGAAGCTGCAAAGCTCGACCCTGAAAATGATGTGATCCTAAGCAACAAGGGCGTTGCCCTCATGGAGCTTGAAAAATTCCAGGAAGCTGTGGAATGCTTCAAAAAAGCTGTACTCCTGAATCCCACCAATGATGATGCCAAGATACTGCGGGACGAGTGTCTGGAGAATCTTTGA
- a CDS encoding anaerobic ribonucleoside-triphosphate reductase activating protein, translating into MSAGEIEIGSILVSSIEYPGNLSLVVFTAGCMLCCPYCHNPDLIVGGETVKTHEILQKIDESLDFIDSLVVTGGEPLMQYEEVLHVIKYAKSKGLKVKLDTNGYFTERLHEVLEWVDYVALDVKAPFNKYKDVIGDEIGQNVRESINLCRESPGTWLECRTTYVPGVLSPEDVVEIGRSIDCDEYTIQQFKNKVVLDAKLEETRNPTRAELMEIGKQVKPYLDRVKIKTSEFGDEIVD; encoded by the coding sequence ATGTCAGCAGGTGAAATTGAAATAGGCAGCATTCTTGTATCCTCAATAGAGTATCCAGGAAACCTTTCACTGGTTGTTTTCACAGCAGGCTGCATGTTATGCTGTCCCTACTGCCACAACCCAGACCTCATAGTTGGGGGAGAAACTGTAAAAACCCATGAAATACTCCAAAAGATCGATGAATCCCTTGATTTTATTGATAGCCTCGTTGTAACAGGCGGAGAACCTTTGATGCAGTACGAAGAGGTTTTACACGTCATTAAATATGCAAAATCTAAGGGTTTGAAGGTTAAACTTGATACAAACGGTTACTTCACTGAAAGGCTGCATGAAGTTCTTGAATGGGTTGACTACGTTGCACTGGATGTTAAAGCACCCTTCAACAAGTACAAAGATGTTATTGGGGATGAAATAGGGCAGAATGTTCGGGAGAGCATAAATTTATGCCGTGAATCTCCTGGCACGTGGCTTGAATGCAGAACAACCTACGTTCCAGGAGTTCTAAGTCCGGAGGATGTTGTTGAGATTGGCAGGAGCATAGACTGTGATGAGTACACAATCCAGCAGTTTAAAAACAAGGTGGTTCTGGATGCCAAGCTTGAAGAAACCAGAAATCCAACCCGTGCAGAGCTCATGGAGATTGGAAAACAAGTTAAACCATACCTGGACAGGGTTAAAATAAAAACATCTGAATTTGGTGATGAAATCGTTGATTGA
- a CDS encoding tautomerase family protein gives MPLVKVEIIKGKSEEYKKAVLDGVHEALVESIKIPDHDRFQRLYELDNTNFEFPETKTDKVTLIEINMFRGRSAEAKKELYRLINDKLTKNPGIDGNDITVVLLEPPLENWGVRGGKPASEVDLGFNIKV, from the coding sequence ATGCCACTTGTTAAAGTAGAAATTATAAAAGGAAAATCAGAGGAATATAAAAAGGCAGTGCTGGACGGTGTTCATGAGGCACTGGTGGAATCAATTAAAATCCCTGATCATGATAGGTTTCAGAGGTTATATGAACTGGATAATACCAACTTTGAATTTCCAGAAACCAAAACAGACAAGGTCACTTTAATCGAGATAAACATGTTCCGTGGACGATCTGCTGAAGCCAAAAAAGAACTTTACAGGTTAATAAATGATAAATTAACTAAAAATCCGGGTATCGATGGAAATGATATCACAGTGGTGTTGTTGGAACCTCCTTTAGAAAACTGGGGAGTTAGGGGAGGTAAACCTGCAAGTGAAGTTGATCTGGGATTCAACATCAAGGTTTAA
- the hisC gene encoding histidinol-phosphate transaminase — MKPRKVVEELDPYIPGRSIDEIASEYGVELDKIIKLGSNENPMGPSPQAVKAIAENLNLINQYPESDLQDLLEDIAEYSGVSPSNIIAGGDGADEILDVLGKTFVDEGDEFIVPLPSYMYYEFTLKIHGGVPVYARWNIEENVLDVDSVLEAISPRTKLIFLCTPNNPTGGLISKGDVERILEATEAIVVVDEAYFEFSEVNNVELLEGHPNLFILRTFSKVMGLAGMRIGYGIANHELIEYMYRVRPVFSITKLSQVAARATLKDKEYIRESTKLSIASREYLYHEMSKFKTLRVFPSKSNYLLVDLHKTGMKAKDLTTALMKRGVIVRDCTSFKGLDEYWIRVSVGTMEEDERFIEILRGIVE; from the coding sequence ATTAAACCACGAAAAGTTGTGGAAGAACTTGACCCCTATATTCCAGGAAGATCAATTGATGAAATAGCATCGGAGTATGGTGTTGAGCTTGATAAGATAATAAAACTTGGATCCAATGAAAACCCCATGGGACCCTCACCCCAGGCAGTTAAAGCCATTGCAGAGAACCTGAATCTTATAAACCAGTATCCTGAATCAGACCTGCAGGACCTACTCGAGGATATAGCAGAATATTCAGGTGTTTCACCATCAAACATCATTGCAGGTGGAGATGGTGCTGATGAAATCCTTGATGTTCTCGGCAAGACATTTGTTGATGAAGGAGATGAATTCATAGTTCCACTACCGTCTTACATGTACTACGAGTTCACACTGAAGATCCATGGAGGAGTGCCTGTATATGCAAGGTGGAATATTGAAGAGAATGTTCTGGATGTGGATTCTGTTCTTGAGGCCATCTCTCCTCGAACCAAACTGATATTCCTCTGTACACCTAACAACCCCACAGGCGGACTCATATCTAAAGGGGATGTTGAAAGAATCCTTGAGGCAACAGAGGCAATAGTTGTTGTGGATGAAGCCTACTTTGAATTTTCAGAGGTGAACAACGTGGAACTCCTTGAGGGCCATCCAAACCTCTTCATACTCCGAACCTTCTCAAAGGTCATGGGACTTGCAGGTATGAGAATAGGCTATGGAATAGCCAATCATGAGTTAATAGAGTACATGTACAGGGTTAGACCAGTGTTCAGCATCACAAAACTCTCACAGGTCGCTGCAAGGGCCACATTGAAGGATAAAGAGTACATCAGAGAATCCACAAAACTCAGCATTGCAAGCAGAGAGTACCTTTACCACGAGATGTCCAAATTCAAAACCTTAAGGGTTTTTCCATCCAAATCCAACTACTTACTGGTTGATTTACACAAAACAGGTATGAAAGCCAAGGATTTAACAACAGCCCTTATGAAGAGGGGAGTTATTGTCAGGGACTGCACTTCCTTCAAGGGTCTTGATGAGTACTGGATAAGGGTCAGTGTTGGGACCATGGAAGAGGATGAAAGGTTCATAGAGATACTAAGGGGAATAGTTGAATAG